From one Solanum stenotomum isolate F172 chromosome 12, ASM1918654v1, whole genome shotgun sequence genomic stretch:
- the LOC125848520 gene encoding GDSL esterase/lipase At1g29670-like, whose product MASGMKIWFVLLTTILMINFRPFLVMVKGEPQVPCLFILGDSLFDNGNNNNLITTAKANYPPYGIDFPDGPTGRFTNGKNSADFLAELLGFDKFIEPFATVKGVDILRGVNYASGAAGIRDESGIHLGDRISLNRQLRNHKVTISHMSTLLGNKTLTMDYLSKCIYIVGMGNNDYINNYLMPQFYPSSHLYKPEKYATILMQQYSKQLKKLYRYGARKVAVFGVGSLGCIPAELAIYGTRDTICVDSINSAVQKFADKFKPMIDDFNNNLPNANFIYINVTSIAIGDPAEIGLTNLAEPCCEISSFIAKGQCRNGGGACSDRASHYFWDGFHPTEIPNKVTAIRAYTALLPTDAYPYDISHLAASTLALNKLGQSGAELM is encoded by the exons ATGGCAAGTGGAATGAAAATATGGTTTGTGTTATTGACTACTATATTGATGATCAACTTTAGGCCATTTTTAGTAATGGTAAAGGGTGAACCACAAGTGCCTTGTTTGTTCATTTTGGGAGATTCTTTATTTGATAATGGAAATAATAATAACCTCATCACTACTGCAAAGGCTAATTATCCACCTTATGGAATTGATTTTCCTGATGGTCCTACTGGTAGATTCACCAATGGAAAAAATTCAGCAGATTTTCTTG CTGAATTATTGGGTTTTGATAAGTTTATTGAGCCATTTGCCACAGTGAAGGGTGTGGATATATTAAGAGGTGTAAATTATGCATCTGGTGCAGCTGGAATTCGTGATGAGTCAGGAATACATTTG GGAGATAGAATCAGCTTGAACAGGCAATTGAGAAATCACAAAGTGACAATTTCCCACATGTCTACTCTACTTGGAAATAAAACCTTAACTATGGATTATCTAAGCAAATGTATATACATTGTTGGAATGGGCAACAATGACTACATCAACAACTACTTGATGCCTCAATTTTACCCATCAAGTCATTTGTACAAGCCAGAAAAATATGCTACAATCCTAATGCAACAATATTCAAAACAATTAAAG AAATTGTATCGTTACGGAGCAAGAAAAGTCGCTGTTTTCGGTGTAGGTAGCTTAGGCTGTATTCCAGCAGAATTGGCTATCTATGGAACAAGAGACACAATATGTGTCGATTCTATAAATAGTGCAGTTCAAAAATTCGCGGACAAGTTTAAACCAATGATCGATGATTTCAACAATAATTTACCCAATGCGAATTTCATCTACATCAATGTAACTAGCATTGCAATCGGAGATCCAGCAGAAATCG GTTTAACAAATCTAGCTGAGCCATGCTGCGAAATTTCGAGTTTCATAGCTAAAGGGCAGTGTAGGAATGGAGGTGGTGCATGTAGTGACAGGGCATCACATTATTTTTGGGATGGTTTTCACCCAACAGAAATTCCAAATAAGGTCACTGCTATAAGA